A stretch of the Ischnura elegans chromosome 5, ioIscEleg1.1, whole genome shotgun sequence genome encodes the following:
- the LOC124159310 gene encoding rho GTPase-activating protein 1 isoform X2, which translates to MEADYQTKFSPNRTLTDLVPQEESLDYLESPVSDGTIEENFEEELGNAPPVVVPGSGVSLGLSAVDGSVVSSAGGKGGAMGAVFGRGGSQVGVIEEEENFEDLAKHEMVEVVGDDTYGRKVIVVSACRLPSNKEMDHARFLRYLMYTLDKYVEEDYSLVYFHYGLTSRNKPPLSWLWQAYRAFDRKYKKNLKALYLVHPTNFIRVVWQIFRAVISAKFGRKVMYVNYLYELKQHLHLDQICIPQPVLEHDEMLMAKLGKNAPNLAGDKPAFVACDSPLATKGPPKTPPLETQQFGVSLQFIKDHNGGEVIPPIVRQCVEYLSQPDALETEGLFRRSANVSLVKEVQGKVNRGEMLNFDAEAKRIAASPHGGGDVVHLAAVLLKTFLRELEEPIMTFDLYEEITQFMSLSKEERSQMVKVIILDKLPEDNYIVLKYIMQFLSKVMDRCDLNKMTSSNLAVVFGPNLVWSQSDQLSLSAIGPINAFTEFMLSHQDEIFVI; encoded by the exons ATGGAAGCGGACTATCAAACCAAATTTAGCCCTAATAGGACCCTGACAG ATTTAGTTCCTCAAGAAGAGTCCTTAGATTACCTTGAGTCACCTGTGTCAGATGGCACCATCGAGGAAAATTTTGAAGAGGAACTTGGCAATGCTCCTCCAGTGGTTGTTCCTGGCAGTGGTGTCTCTCTTGGCTTGAGTGCTGTTGACGGGAGTGTGGTGAGCAGTGCTGGTGGCAAGGGGGGTGCCATGGGGGCTGTCTTTGGTAGAGGTGGTTCACAAGTGGGAGTTATTGAGGAGGAAGAGAACTTTGAGGATCTTGCTAAACATGAGATGGTTGAAGTGGTGGGCGATGATACATATGGAAGAAAGGTGATTGTGGTATCTGCCTGCCGATTACCCAGTAACAAGGAAATGGATCATGCTAGATTTTTGAG GTACCTGATGTATACTTTGGATAAATATGTTGAAGAGGACTACAGTCTTGTATACTTCCACTATGGCCTTACAAGCCGTAACAAACCACCATTATCTTGGCTCTGGCAAGCATATAGGGCATTTGACAGGAAATATAAGAAGAATTTAAAAGCCCTCTACCTGGTCCATCCAACAAACTTCATTAGAGTTGTTTGGCAAATTTTCAGGGCTGTCATAAg TGCAAAATTTGGGCGTAAGGTCATGTATGTGAACTATTTATATGAGCTGAAACAGCATCTTCATTTGGACCAGATTTGCATTCCTCAGCCTGTTCTGGA GCATGATGAGATGTTGATGGCAAAACTGGGAAAGAATGCACCCAATTTGGCTGGTGATAAGCCTGCCTTTGTTGCATGTGATTCTCCATTGGCAACAAAAGGACCTCCCAAAACCCCACCCTTGGAAACCCAGCAATTTGGAGTGTCTTTGCAATTCATTAAAGACCATAATGGTGGGGAGGTAATACCTCCTATTGTTCGGCAGTGTGTGGAATATCTCAGCCAACCCGATG CCTTAGAGACGGAGGGTCTCTTTCGCCGCTCTGCAAATGTATCTCTGGTAAAAGAGGTGCAAGGAAAAGTCAATCGAGGGGAGATGTTGAATTTTGATGCTGAGGCAAAAAGGATTGCTGCTAGTCCTCATGGTGGAGGAGATGTTGTCCACTTAGCTGCTGTGCTTCTCAAAACCTTTCTCCGAGAGCTGGAAGAGCCAATTATGACTTTTGATCTGTATGAGGAGATTACTCAGTTTATGA gCTTGTCCAAAGAGGAGAGGTCACAGATGGTGAAGGTGATTATTCTAGATAAGCTACCTGAGGATAACTACATTGTTTTGAAGTACATAATGCAGTTcctttctaag GTAATGGACCGATGTGACCTCAATAAAATGACTTCTTCAAATCTGGCAGTTGTATTTGGACCGAACTTGGTGTGGTCCCAATCTGATCAACTCTCCCTTTCTGCTATTGGTCCAATCAATGCCTTCACTGAATTTATGCTCTCTCATCAGGATGAAATATTTGTCATCTAG
- the LOC124159310 gene encoding rho GTPase-activating protein 1 isoform X3, giving the protein MHGFMPEERDLVPQEESLDYLESPVSDGTIEENFEEELGNAPPVVVPGSGVSLGLSAVDGSVVSSAGGKGGAMGAVFGRGGSQVGVIEEEENFEDLAKHEMVEVVGDDTYGRKVIVVSACRLPSNKEMDHARFLRYLMYTLDKYVEEDYSLVYFHYGLTSRNKPPLSWLWQAYRAFDRKYKKNLKALYLVHPTNFIRVVWQIFRAVISAKFGRKVMYVNYLYELKQHLHLDQICIPQPVLEHDEMLMAKLGKNAPNLAGDKPAFVACDSPLATKGPPKTPPLETQQFGVSLQFIKDHNGGEVIPPIVRQCVEYLSQPDALETEGLFRRSANVSLVKEVQGKVNRGEMLNFDAEAKRIAASPHGGGDVVHLAAVLLKTFLRELEEPIMTFDLYEEITQFMSLSKEERSQMVKVIILDKLPEDNYIVLKYIMQFLSKVMDRCDLNKMTSSNLAVVFGPNLVWSQSDQLSLSAIGPINAFTEFMLSHQDEIFVI; this is encoded by the exons ATGCATGGCTTCATGCCTGAGGAGAGAG ATTTAGTTCCTCAAGAAGAGTCCTTAGATTACCTTGAGTCACCTGTGTCAGATGGCACCATCGAGGAAAATTTTGAAGAGGAACTTGGCAATGCTCCTCCAGTGGTTGTTCCTGGCAGTGGTGTCTCTCTTGGCTTGAGTGCTGTTGACGGGAGTGTGGTGAGCAGTGCTGGTGGCAAGGGGGGTGCCATGGGGGCTGTCTTTGGTAGAGGTGGTTCACAAGTGGGAGTTATTGAGGAGGAAGAGAACTTTGAGGATCTTGCTAAACATGAGATGGTTGAAGTGGTGGGCGATGATACATATGGAAGAAAGGTGATTGTGGTATCTGCCTGCCGATTACCCAGTAACAAGGAAATGGATCATGCTAGATTTTTGAG GTACCTGATGTATACTTTGGATAAATATGTTGAAGAGGACTACAGTCTTGTATACTTCCACTATGGCCTTACAAGCCGTAACAAACCACCATTATCTTGGCTCTGGCAAGCATATAGGGCATTTGACAGGAAATATAAGAAGAATTTAAAAGCCCTCTACCTGGTCCATCCAACAAACTTCATTAGAGTTGTTTGGCAAATTTTCAGGGCTGTCATAAg TGCAAAATTTGGGCGTAAGGTCATGTATGTGAACTATTTATATGAGCTGAAACAGCATCTTCATTTGGACCAGATTTGCATTCCTCAGCCTGTTCTGGA GCATGATGAGATGTTGATGGCAAAACTGGGAAAGAATGCACCCAATTTGGCTGGTGATAAGCCTGCCTTTGTTGCATGTGATTCTCCATTGGCAACAAAAGGACCTCCCAAAACCCCACCCTTGGAAACCCAGCAATTTGGAGTGTCTTTGCAATTCATTAAAGACCATAATGGTGGGGAGGTAATACCTCCTATTGTTCGGCAGTGTGTGGAATATCTCAGCCAACCCGATG CCTTAGAGACGGAGGGTCTCTTTCGCCGCTCTGCAAATGTATCTCTGGTAAAAGAGGTGCAAGGAAAAGTCAATCGAGGGGAGATGTTGAATTTTGATGCTGAGGCAAAAAGGATTGCTGCTAGTCCTCATGGTGGAGGAGATGTTGTCCACTTAGCTGCTGTGCTTCTCAAAACCTTTCTCCGAGAGCTGGAAGAGCCAATTATGACTTTTGATCTGTATGAGGAGATTACTCAGTTTATGA gCTTGTCCAAAGAGGAGAGGTCACAGATGGTGAAGGTGATTATTCTAGATAAGCTACCTGAGGATAACTACATTGTTTTGAAGTACATAATGCAGTTcctttctaag GTAATGGACCGATGTGACCTCAATAAAATGACTTCTTCAAATCTGGCAGTTGTATTTGGACCGAACTTGGTGTGGTCCCAATCTGATCAACTCTCCCTTTCTGCTATTGGTCCAATCAATGCCTTCACTGAATTTATGCTCTCTCATCAGGATGAAATATTTGTCATCTAG
- the LOC124159310 gene encoding rho GTPase-activating protein 1 isoform X1: MEADYQTKFSPNRTLTASQIDHEDPYPSLSDYHDYEPNLEFDDTELQQATVNTDLVPQEESLDYLESPVSDGTIEENFEEELGNAPPVVVPGSGVSLGLSAVDGSVVSSAGGKGGAMGAVFGRGGSQVGVIEEEENFEDLAKHEMVEVVGDDTYGRKVIVVSACRLPSNKEMDHARFLRYLMYTLDKYVEEDYSLVYFHYGLTSRNKPPLSWLWQAYRAFDRKYKKNLKALYLVHPTNFIRVVWQIFRAVISAKFGRKVMYVNYLYELKQHLHLDQICIPQPVLEHDEMLMAKLGKNAPNLAGDKPAFVACDSPLATKGPPKTPPLETQQFGVSLQFIKDHNGGEVIPPIVRQCVEYLSQPDALETEGLFRRSANVSLVKEVQGKVNRGEMLNFDAEAKRIAASPHGGGDVVHLAAVLLKTFLRELEEPIMTFDLYEEITQFMSLSKEERSQMVKVIILDKLPEDNYIVLKYIMQFLSKVMDRCDLNKMTSSNLAVVFGPNLVWSQSDQLSLSAIGPINAFTEFMLSHQDEIFVI; encoded by the exons ATGGAAGCGGACTATCAAACCAAATTTAGCCCTAATAGGACCCTGACAG CATCGCAAATAGATCATGAGGATCCATATCCAAGTTTATCCGACTACCATGATTACGAACCTAACTTGGAATTCGATGATACAGAGCTTCAGCAAGCGACAGTAAACACTG ATTTAGTTCCTCAAGAAGAGTCCTTAGATTACCTTGAGTCACCTGTGTCAGATGGCACCATCGAGGAAAATTTTGAAGAGGAACTTGGCAATGCTCCTCCAGTGGTTGTTCCTGGCAGTGGTGTCTCTCTTGGCTTGAGTGCTGTTGACGGGAGTGTGGTGAGCAGTGCTGGTGGCAAGGGGGGTGCCATGGGGGCTGTCTTTGGTAGAGGTGGTTCACAAGTGGGAGTTATTGAGGAGGAAGAGAACTTTGAGGATCTTGCTAAACATGAGATGGTTGAAGTGGTGGGCGATGATACATATGGAAGAAAGGTGATTGTGGTATCTGCCTGCCGATTACCCAGTAACAAGGAAATGGATCATGCTAGATTTTTGAG GTACCTGATGTATACTTTGGATAAATATGTTGAAGAGGACTACAGTCTTGTATACTTCCACTATGGCCTTACAAGCCGTAACAAACCACCATTATCTTGGCTCTGGCAAGCATATAGGGCATTTGACAGGAAATATAAGAAGAATTTAAAAGCCCTCTACCTGGTCCATCCAACAAACTTCATTAGAGTTGTTTGGCAAATTTTCAGGGCTGTCATAAg TGCAAAATTTGGGCGTAAGGTCATGTATGTGAACTATTTATATGAGCTGAAACAGCATCTTCATTTGGACCAGATTTGCATTCCTCAGCCTGTTCTGGA GCATGATGAGATGTTGATGGCAAAACTGGGAAAGAATGCACCCAATTTGGCTGGTGATAAGCCTGCCTTTGTTGCATGTGATTCTCCATTGGCAACAAAAGGACCTCCCAAAACCCCACCCTTGGAAACCCAGCAATTTGGAGTGTCTTTGCAATTCATTAAAGACCATAATGGTGGGGAGGTAATACCTCCTATTGTTCGGCAGTGTGTGGAATATCTCAGCCAACCCGATG CCTTAGAGACGGAGGGTCTCTTTCGCCGCTCTGCAAATGTATCTCTGGTAAAAGAGGTGCAAGGAAAAGTCAATCGAGGGGAGATGTTGAATTTTGATGCTGAGGCAAAAAGGATTGCTGCTAGTCCTCATGGTGGAGGAGATGTTGTCCACTTAGCTGCTGTGCTTCTCAAAACCTTTCTCCGAGAGCTGGAAGAGCCAATTATGACTTTTGATCTGTATGAGGAGATTACTCAGTTTATGA gCTTGTCCAAAGAGGAGAGGTCACAGATGGTGAAGGTGATTATTCTAGATAAGCTACCTGAGGATAACTACATTGTTTTGAAGTACATAATGCAGTTcctttctaag GTAATGGACCGATGTGACCTCAATAAAATGACTTCTTCAAATCTGGCAGTTGTATTTGGACCGAACTTGGTGTGGTCCCAATCTGATCAACTCTCCCTTTCTGCTATTGGTCCAATCAATGCCTTCACTGAATTTATGCTCTCTCATCAGGATGAAATATTTGTCATCTAG